The DNA region AGTTTGTCGCTTTGGCTGAGGAGGCGATAGCTGACCTGCGTCAGTTGATGCAGATCCCTGACGACTACGAAATACTATTTCTTCAAGGTGGCGCGACAACGCAATTTGCTGCGGTACCGTTCAATCTTTTAGGTGATAAGCGCAAAGCCGATTATATCAATACCGGTATGTGGTCAAAAAAAGCCATTGCTGAAGGCAAATGCTACTGTGATGTCAATGTTGCAGCGACAGGTGAAGCGGGTGATTTTACCTCTATTCCGGATGTTGACAGTTGGCATCTTGATAGCGATGCAGCCTATGTACATTACACGCCGAACGAAACCATTGGTGGTGTTGAGTTCCACGATATTCCAGACACCGGTTCAGTGCCTTTGGTTGCTGATATGTCATCGACGATTTTATCGAAAGAAATTGATGTGTCACGTTTTGGTGTGATTTACGCCGGTGCCCAGAAGAATATAGGTCCTGCCGGTTTAACGCTGGTTATTGTACGTAAAGACTTGATTGGTAAAGAAAATACTATGACGCCCTCAATGTTGCGTTATCAAGTGCAAGCGGCGGCAGGCTCCATGTCGAATACACCGCCGACCTTTGCCTGGTATATGGCGGGTTTGGTATTTAAATCATTACTTAAACGTGGTGGCCTTGCAGCCGTTGGTGAAGTC from Gammaproteobacteria bacterium includes:
- the serC gene encoding 3-phosphoserine/phosphohydroxythreonine transaminase — encoded protein: MSRVYNFGAGPATLPQEVLQQVESELLDWRGTGMSVMEVSHRSKEFVALAEEAIADLRQLMQIPDDYEILFLQGGATTQFAAVPFNLLGDKRKADYINTGMWSKKAIAEGKCYCDVNVAATGEAGDFTSIPDVDSWHLDSDAAYVHYTPNETIGGVEFHDIPDTGSVPLVADMSSTILSKEIDVSRFGVIYAGAQKNIGPAGLTLVIVRKDLIGKENTMTPSMLRYQVQAAAGSMSNTPPTFAWYMAGLVFKSLLKRGGLAAVGEVNKRKAQKLYAAIDDSDFYANPVKVENRSLMNVPFTLADADKDAAFLKEAAAAGLVALKGHRSVGGMRASIYNAMPEEGVDALV